One Stratiformator vulcanicus genomic window, TTCTGCCAGATTCGCCATCGCGTCCACCTTCGAGCCAAATGGGCGTTCGAGTTGACGCGGGCCTGATATCTCGGATCAACTCACGTCCTCCGCGACCCGCTGCTTGAATGCCCGTGCGGACCGTGATATGACGGACGAAATTCAAATATCCGCCCGACGTTCGCTTCGTCGGGCCTGCTGAGAGGAACTTCCGATGCCGATTGCGACACCGGCCCAATACGCCGAAATGCTCGATGCCGCCCAAGCTGGCGACTACGCCTACCCGGCGATCAATGTGACTTCGCTGATCACCATCAATGGAGCGCTGAAGGCGTTTGCCGACAAAAAATCGGATGGCATCATTCAGGTCTCTCTCGGCGGCGGTAAGTTCGCCTCGGGATTGAACGTCGGCGACTCCGTCTTCGGTGCGATCGTGCTGGCCGAAGCGACTCATCGATTGGCCGAAAAATACGATGTGCTGGTTGGCCTGCACACCGATCATTGCCAGCCGGGCAAAGTCGACGGATTCCTTAAGCCGCTCATCGCCGAAACCGCCCGACGGCGAGAAGCCGGACAGTCGAATCTGTTTCAGTCGCACATGCTCGATGCCTCGGAGCTTCCGCTCGACGAGAACATCGCGCTCTCCAAAGAGCTACTGAAGATGTGTGCCGACAACGAAATCATCCTCGAAGTCGAAGCCGGGGTCGTCGGTGGCGAAGAGGACGGCGTCGATAATTCCGACCTGCCCGATGACAAGCTCTACACCTCTCCTGAAGACATGCTCGCCGTGTACGAGAGTCTCGACGGCATCGGTCGCTACATGTTCGCGGCCACCTTCGGCAACGTGCATGGCAGCTACAAGCCGGGGGCAGTCAAACTACGGCCGGACATCTTGAAGCAGGGGCAGGAAGCGGTCATCGGCAAATATGGCGAGAAAGCCAAGTTCGACCTCGTTTTCCACGGGGGATCGGGCACACCGGTCGAGCAGATTCGCGAAACGCTCGATTACGGCGTCGTGAAAATGAATATCGACACCGACACGCAATACGCGTTCACGCGACCGATCGCCGATCACATGTTCAAGAACTACGACGGCGTGCTGAAGATCGAAGGCGAGATCGGCAACAAGAAGGTTTACGATCCGCGCTCCTACCTCAAAGCCGCAGAAGAAGGCACCGCGACCCGACTCGGCGAAGCCTGCGATGCACTGCGCTCCAGCGGCAAGTCGATCTATAAATAGCTTCGGGAGTGACGTCCCGATTTTGATGCAACCATCACGCCGGCTGCTCGTTCATAACCGGGCAGTCTGCTTTTTTATTCGCGCTAAGGCGTTTCGCCGGCATCGACGCCGACAAGACGAATCACAGCCAGCCGCCGCACCGGCCCGTTGTCGGTTTCATCGAGGAAGAACTGGCCGCCGGCCGTTTGCTCGGGATCGTTCGTCGCCGTAACGATGGCCATCTCGCCGGCATTGAGCGTCAGAGTAAATCGGTCTTCGAAGAAGCGATGGGCTTTTCGCCCGTTGCCCATTCGCCAGCCTTCTTCCGTCGCCACGGGGCGAAGTTTGTCGCCTCCGAAATGGATTTCCGGAAGGAAATCGAGCTCGGCCCATCCCTCCTGCAAACTTCGACAGGTGACCTGCAAAACGGGAGTGGCGCCGACCAGCTCTTTCTCCGGCGTTTGATCAGTCGCGGGCACGGTAATCGGTCGCCCCAGCGGAGCCGTCTCGACTTCGGTCGTTCCCCCCGATCGCAACACGAGTTTCCGGCCGGTAAATCGTCGCTGAGCCGGATCGAGTCCGATCTCATCGAGTTCGCCGAGTAATTTCTGCAATGCGACCGGCGGTCGAGAACTACTGATGCCGATGCGGAAGCCGTCCTGAGTCAGTTGTTCGCGTTTCCCAGGTTCCAACGCCCCGATCTGGTCAATTTCATCCCACAAGGCAGGTCCCAGCAGGGGATCATCAGCCGGACGTTCCAGATAGATGACTTCGACTCGCACGAGATCACCGGCGAGTTCCGAGAGCGGTCGCAGTACGGTACGCGGCCCCGAGACGTCTTCGGAATCACTTTCAATGCCCAATCCCGGTGTCAGCGCAGAGCAACCGGCAACGAACGCGGCAATTGCCGCGCCGATCGTGAGCAGGCTCAAGGCTGAGTGGTATGGTCGCACGGAAGTCTAAGGGCAGAAGGGAATTGGCCCGCCCGGCGGAAGGGAATGGCGAAGGTGTAGACTGCCAAAGGCGTTAGTGTCAATTGCGATTTCCGATTCGAAGCGCCGCCACAACGGCTCGGCGATCACAAACGAGCATCTGCTCATAAACGACGCTCAAAGCGGTCACTAGAGCCGACGTTGCCGTTGCGGGTCATCTGGCCCGGCTTTACCATCCGCGTGAATTCCAACCACCCTCAAATTCCCGCCCCAACTATGTTTCGCGTCGGACTCGGTCAGGACTGCCACCAACTTGTGCCCGGCCGCCCCCTGCTTCTGGGCGGAGTTGTCATCGACCATGAGAAAGGCCTTCAGGGACACAGCGATGCCGATGTCCTGCTGCACGCGGTGACCGATGCGATTATTGGGGCGGTCGGACGCGGCGACATTGGCGAGTGGTTCCCGAATACCGACCCGAGCTTCCGCGGAGCCGATTCTCGACACCTACTGTCTGCAGTGATGCGTGAGGTGACCGCGGACGGTTGGACCGTGATCAATATCGATTGCACGATCAACGCCGAGCGGCCCAAACTCAGTAAACACAAGGCCGCAATTCGCGAAAGCATTGCGGAACTGGTCGGCATTTCCGCAGAACTCGTCAATGTGAAGGCCAAGACCGGCGAAAAGGTCGGACCCGTCGGACGTGAGGAAGCAATGACGGCCGAGGCCGTTGCTTTGTTGGAACGGCCGGATGCCGAAGATTAAAAATTAGCGATCAGCTTGAGCGGCAGGCGCAAGTCGGCCTGCGAGATGTCGCCATCAACTGTTACGTCATGGATTGGCTACGAACGTCATGGGCGAAAGGATCCTCGGCATCGACCCCGGCCTCCAGCGCACCGGGTACGCCATCATCGAGCGAACGCCGCGCGGGCCCCGTCTTGATGAAGGGGGTGTCGTCCGCTCCAACCCGGCCGACTCACTGGTCGATCGCGTGACGGAGATCGCCTCGGGGATCGAAGAGATACTCACCGAGTGTCGGCCCGACCGCGTCGCACTCGAACAGGTTTTCTCGCACGGGCGATTCCCCAAGACCGCCATTCTGATGTCGCACGCCCGCGGCGCGATCTTGGCCGCCATCGGACGCTCGAAGACGCCGCTGTCTCACTACACGCCGACGCAGGTGAAACGGACCCTGACCGGGTCGGGTCGGGCCCCCAAAGAGCAAATGCAGGACGCGATCATGCGCGAGCTGCAATTAAAGGCCATCTTGGAACCTCACGACGTCGCCGACGCCGCCGCGATGGCCCTGTGCGGCTACTACGATTCCGCGAATGAGATTGCCCTGCGGCCCTCTCATAAATCTCCCACCTAAGGCCTCCGAACGACGTGATCACCCGTATCTCCGGTATTCTCAACCGTGTCAGCGACTCCGAAGCCTTCGTGCAGGCCGGGCATTTCGAGTATGAGGTATTAATCCCCGACTTCGTCCGCCGGCAGGTCCAGCCGCTGATGGGTAATGAGGTCCACCTCCGCACGATCGAATATCTGGAGGGCAACCCTCAAAAGGGCCGGCTCACCCCACGCCTCGTCGGATTCTTAAGTGACGCCGAGCGCGACTTCTTCGATTTAATTTGCAGCGTCGATGGAGTCGGCGTTCGCAAGGCGCTGCGTGCGATGGTTCGTCCCGTCCGCGAGGTCGCCCATGCGATCGAAGAGCAAGACACCAAGCAGCTCTCCACGCTCCCCGGCATCGGCCCCGCGATGGCCGAACGCATTGTGGCGAAACTTCGCCGCAAGATGACCCGCTTCGCCTTAATGGCCGACCGCGACCTGCCCGCCGACTCGGAAACCGGCCACGACGTCCTCACCGAAGCCGCCGAAGCCTTAATCGCCCTCGGCCACACCCCCGCCGACGCGTCCGCCAAAGTCGAATCGGTCGTCCAAGGCGGCAAGAAATTTAAGTCCGTGGAAGACCTCTTAATGCAGATTTACCAGCGCGAGAATGGTTGAGTGCTCGGGCCATACAAGCCCGAGGCGCGAGCCGAGGTATTTCGCCTGCTCACCTGTAAATGTGTCGCAGGGGGGATTGAGCGACAACCTCGCCTCTTAATCCTTCCATTCAAAGGGCCGCTGGCTCGCCTTCTCAGCCGTCGGGAAGTCTTCGGGCACGGGGATCGTGACCTTGCCGGTGGCGGCCCATTCGGTGCCGCGGAGAAAGGTGGTGATGAAACTGACACCTTCGAACGCCGGGGTGTCGTCGCCGAGGATCGTGTGGAACACGCGACCCTTACCATAGTCGAGCACCATCAGTGCCGGCTCGTGCTTTACGAACTTTTTGGGCAGTGAAAGATCGAAGCCGGTCGCGAGGACCGTCATGTTCGTCGCGGGGCCGCGCAGGTGGGCATAGCATTCGTCTTGAGACGTCATCCAGACCGCCGGCAGCCCCTGCATGATGGGGTGATTCGGCTCACGCACCGTAATCGGGTATTCATGCTTGCTCCCGTGGGTCCCCGCCTTACCGGGAGACCGGTCCCGCACTTCCTTGCCGCCCTCGAAGTAAACGCGGGGCCCATCCTTCTCGGTCCGCCCGCCCCAGCCGCCGATGCCGATCATCTCGTTGTAGGCGGGCCATTCGGGAAAGGCATTGTTCGCCGCATGGACCACGACAAATCCGCCCCCGCCTTTCATATATTCTTCGAACGACTTCTGCGTCGCCTCCGGCCACGGCGCCGCCTTCCAACCGTGGTTGTTAATGACGACATCGTATTCATTAAACTTCGGTGCGTAGTTCGGGTCGGTCTTCGATGCTTTAAGAAGCTCCTTCTCGCCGACGTCGGCGTGCGGCAGATACTTCCGCTCACGCTCCGCCTTCCACAGGTACTGAGTCCGGGCGACGTCGACGTCGAACAATCCGGTCTCCTCGAGATACTGCTTCATCATGACCGTCGACTTCGGCCAGACGGCGTGATTGTTCTGGCCGTCCAGAATCAACGCTTGCAGCTTCTCTGCGGCGTGTGACGAACTCGCGAGTACGGCCAATAGCAATGTGGTGGTGATGAGAAACTTCATTTTGGTCAACCTGCAATGAGTCACGGGTATTCTTCTGTCAGCGATCTAATCGCCAAGACATGAGCATGTCGACTGGGTCAGGCAAGGCACAGGGACCACTCGAGAAGTTGAACGCCAAAAAGCGAACAGTCGAATCGATGATCGATTCAACCCCCATCTACGCAAGAAAATTCCGAGCCGTCCTCAGCCCGGATGCGCAAACAGCCCCGAGAGCTGTACAACTAGAAATCCGTGGGCGTCAACGGACCCATCGCCCGTGACGGTAACCACCTTGCCGGGAGCTAGGTCGAAGACGGTGCCTGCGGAGTGCGGTAGGACCTCTCCCTGTTGGTCAACCACCTGAATGACGGCGTAAGAGTCCTCTTCCTTCCACTTCCAGCGGCAGAATGGGCAGGTGCTGGGGTCGTGGTCCGGGCCGATGTTGTAGTCCGATTCGGGATAGCCTTCCGAGACATAAAACGTCGCCTGGTCCTCGGCAGACCAGTCTTCGAAGTTGCGATTGCCGACCTTCACGATGAGCGTGACTTCGGGATTGTCGGCGACCTGCCGTCGTGCCTGCTCGATCGTGACCGCCCCCTGCGGCTCCTGCTCCAGCAGCAGTTGCTCGCGAACGGTCAGCACCTCCGGCGGGACCGATTCACCGCATCCCCC contains:
- the fbaA gene encoding class II fructose-bisphosphate aldolase — translated: MPIATPAQYAEMLDAAQAGDYAYPAINVTSLITINGALKAFADKKSDGIIQVSLGGGKFASGLNVGDSVFGAIVLAEATHRLAEKYDVLVGLHTDHCQPGKVDGFLKPLIAETARRREAGQSNLFQSHMLDASELPLDENIALSKELLKMCADNEIILEVEAGVVGGEEDGVDNSDLPDDKLYTSPEDMLAVYESLDGIGRYMFAATFGNVHGSYKPGAVKLRPDILKQGQEAVIGKYGEKAKFDLVFHGGSGTPVEQIRETLDYGVVKMNIDTDTQYAFTRPIADHMFKNYDGVLKIEGEIGNKKVYDPRSYLKAAEEGTATRLGEACDALRSSGKSIYK
- the ispF gene encoding 2-C-methyl-D-erythritol 2,4-cyclodiphosphate synthase yields the protein MFRVGLGQDCHQLVPGRPLLLGGVVIDHEKGLQGHSDADVLLHAVTDAIIGAVGRGDIGEWFPNTDPSFRGADSRHLLSAVMREVTADGWTVINIDCTINAERPKLSKHKAAIRESIAELVGISAELVNVKAKTGEKVGPVGREEAMTAEAVALLERPDAED
- the ruvC gene encoding crossover junction endodeoxyribonuclease RuvC, encoding MGERILGIDPGLQRTGYAIIERTPRGPRLDEGGVVRSNPADSLVDRVTEIASGIEEILTECRPDRVALEQVFSHGRFPKTAILMSHARGAILAAIGRSKTPLSHYTPTQVKRTLTGSGRAPKEQMQDAIMRELQLKAILEPHDVADAAAMALCGYYDSANEIALRPSHKSPT
- the ruvA gene encoding Holliday junction branch migration protein RuvA, whose product is MITRISGILNRVSDSEAFVQAGHFEYEVLIPDFVRRQVQPLMGNEVHLRTIEYLEGNPQKGRLTPRLVGFLSDAERDFFDLICSVDGVGVRKALRAMVRPVREVAHAIEEQDTKQLSTLPGIGPAMAERIVAKLRRKMTRFALMADRDLPADSETGHDVLTEAAEALIALGHTPADASAKVESVVQGGKKFKSVEDLLMQIYQRENG
- a CDS encoding ThuA domain-containing protein; its protein translation is MKFLITTTLLLAVLASSSHAAEKLQALILDGQNNHAVWPKSTVMMKQYLEETGLFDVDVARTQYLWKAERERKYLPHADVGEKELLKASKTDPNYAPKFNEYDVVINNHGWKAAPWPEATQKSFEEYMKGGGGFVVVHAANNAFPEWPAYNEMIGIGGWGGRTEKDGPRVYFEGGKEVRDRSPGKAGTHGSKHEYPITVREPNHPIMQGLPAVWMTSQDECYAHLRGPATNMTVLATGFDLSLPKKFVKHEPALMVLDYGKGRVFHTILGDDTPAFEGVSFITTFLRGTEWAATGKVTIPVPEDFPTAEKASQRPFEWKD